A DNA window from Bos mutus isolate GX-2022 chromosome 11, NWIPB_WYAK_1.1, whole genome shotgun sequence contains the following coding sequences:
- the TMEM250 gene encoding transmembrane protein 250 encodes MPVMPIPRRVRSFHGPHTTCLHAACGPARASRPARTKYNNFDVYVRARWLYGFIRFLLYFSCSLFTAALWGALAALFCLQYLGVRVLLRFQLKLSALLLLLGRRRVDFRLLNELLVYGIHVTMLLVGGLGWCFMVFVDM; translated from the coding sequence ATGCCGGTCATGCCCATCCCCCGGCGGGTGCGCTCCTTCCACGGCCCGCACACCACCTGCTTGCACGCCGCCTGTGGCCCGGCTCGCGCCTCCCGCCCGGCCCGCACCAAGTACAACAACTTCGACGTGTACGTCCGGGCGCGCTGGCTCTACGGCTTCATCCGCTTCCTGCTGTACTTCAGCTGCAGCCTCTTCACGGCCGCGCTGTGGGGCGCGCTGGCCGCCCTCTTCTGCCTGCAGTACCTGGGCGTCCGCGTCCTACTGCGCTTCCAGCTCAAGCTGtcggcgctgctgctgctgctgggccgCCGGCGCGTGGACTTCCGCCTCCTCAACGAGCTGCTGGTCTACGGCATCCACGTGACCATGCTGCTGGTCGGGGGCCTGGGCTGGTGCTTCATGGTCTTCGTGGACATGTAA